In Burkholderia gladioli, a genomic segment contains:
- a CDS encoding IclR family transcriptional regulator encodes MVNTDDLADDNAEEKVRSGIQSIEVGFRLLEVLTAEPRAMMLRDLAQRAQMSPAKAHRYLVSFQRLGVVAQDPVSGRYELGGFALQMGLARLARVDGVKLARLALSALRDELDLTLGIAVWGNQGPTVVHWMESSHPAKASLKLGDVMPLLGSATGLLFAAYLPRGKTAAMLERELADARRGPPRDGPRTPAEVEARLAEVREHQAARVEGMLLPSIHAFCMPVFDALGELSLGLIALGHEGSFDVSWGGEIDLALRAVARKLSYEIGYSADPREA; translated from the coding sequence ATGGTCAACACCGACGATCTCGCCGACGACAACGCCGAGGAAAAGGTCCGCTCCGGCATCCAGTCGATCGAGGTCGGCTTCCGCCTGCTGGAGGTGCTCACCGCCGAGCCGCGCGCGATGATGCTGCGCGATCTCGCCCAGCGCGCGCAGATGAGCCCGGCCAAGGCGCACCGCTACCTGGTCAGCTTCCAGCGGCTCGGCGTGGTGGCGCAGGACCCCGTCTCGGGCCGCTACGAACTGGGCGGCTTCGCGCTGCAGATGGGCCTGGCCCGGCTGGCCCGCGTCGACGGCGTGAAGCTCGCGCGGCTCGCGCTGTCGGCGCTGCGCGACGAGCTCGACCTCACGCTCGGCATCGCCGTGTGGGGCAACCAGGGGCCGACCGTGGTGCACTGGATGGAATCGAGCCATCCCGCCAAGGCCTCGCTCAAGCTCGGCGACGTGATGCCCCTGCTCGGCTCGGCCACCGGCCTGCTGTTCGCCGCCTACCTGCCGCGCGGCAAGACCGCCGCGATGCTCGAGCGCGAGCTGGCCGACGCACGTCGCGGGCCGCCGCGCGACGGCCCGCGCACGCCGGCCGAGGTGGAGGCGCGGCTCGCCGAGGTGCGCGAGCACCAGGCGGCGCGCGTCGAGGGCATGCTGCTGCCGAGCATCCACGCCTTCTGCATGCCGGTGTTCGATGCGCTCGGCGAACTCTCGCTGGGGCTGATCGCGCTGGGTCACGAGGGCAGCTTCGACGTGTCCTGGGGCGGCGAGATCGACCTCGCGCTGCGCGCCGTGGCACGC